The following are encoded in a window of Legionella geestiana genomic DNA:
- a CDS encoding RnfABCDGE type electron transport complex subunit B, translating to MKATAESLDALLPQTQCRECGYNGCKPYAEALAGGEAPIDRCPPGGVHTLHRLGEALGIDSLPYEAAMREKTREPSVARIREAECIGCTKCLKACPVDAIIGVGKHMHAVLAHECTGCGLCVEPCPVDCIEMLPLPEALFSPEKARERVRARAKREDAARIKPVSVPVSEKSQQQSYILEALARVRQKQSPKSQDAYGREDPPADF from the coding sequence ATGAAGGCCACTGCCGAATCTCTGGATGCGCTTTTGCCGCAGACACAGTGCCGGGAATGTGGTTATAACGGATGTAAACCCTATGCCGAGGCGCTTGCTGGCGGTGAAGCACCCATTGACCGTTGTCCGCCGGGTGGTGTTCATACGCTCCATCGTCTTGGGGAGGCCCTTGGCATTGACTCGCTGCCTTATGAGGCAGCCATGCGGGAAAAAACCCGTGAGCCGTCAGTGGCGCGCATTCGGGAAGCTGAATGCATTGGCTGCACCAAATGCCTGAAGGCCTGTCCAGTGGATGCAATTATCGGTGTGGGCAAACACATGCACGCGGTTCTCGCGCACGAATGCACGGGCTGTGGTCTTTGCGTGGAACCCTGCCCGGTTGACTGCATTGAAATGCTCCCCCTGCCAGAAGCACTGTTTTCGCCTGAAAAAGCCCGTGAGCGCGTGCGCGCCCGGGCAAAGCGGGAAGATGCGGCGCGGATAAAGCCGGTTTCTGTGCCGGTTTCCGAAAAGTCACAGCAGCAGAGCTATATTCTCGAGGCTCTGGCGCGCGTGCGTCAGAAACAATCCCCTAAATCCCAGGATGCGTATGGACGCGAAGACCCGCCAGCAGATTTTTGA
- the queC gene encoding 7-cyano-7-deazaguanine synthase QueC, with translation MKKAVVLLSGGLDSATCLAMAREAGYETHALSFDYGQRHAGELHAARAVAAALGAAEHRVVTLDIGQFGGSALTDSRIAVPDHGEAGSGIPVTYVPARNTVFLAIALGFAESIGADVLYIGVNSVDYSGYPDCRPAFIEAFERLANLATKSGVEGQAFRIHAPLQHLDKADIIREGVRLGVDYALTVSCYRATPDNRACGRCDSCTFRREGFLRAGLSDPTRYQVEQVF, from the coding sequence ATGAAAAAAGCGGTCGTGCTCCTGTCTGGAGGCCTTGACTCGGCAACGTGTCTCGCCATGGCGCGGGAGGCGGGCTATGAAACCCATGCCTTGAGTTTTGACTATGGGCAGCGCCATGCCGGTGAGCTTCACGCCGCGCGCGCAGTTGCCGCCGCTCTGGGGGCTGCAGAGCACCGTGTGGTCACGCTCGACATTGGTCAGTTCGGCGGCTCGGCACTCACTGACAGCCGCATCGCGGTGCCTGATCATGGTGAAGCGGGCAGTGGTATCCCTGTTACCTACGTGCCTGCCCGCAACACGGTGTTTCTTGCCATTGCACTTGGTTTTGCCGAGAGCATCGGGGCAGACGTACTGTATATTGGCGTGAATTCGGTGGATTATTCAGGCTACCCGGATTGCCGACCGGCCTTTATTGAAGCTTTTGAACGTCTCGCAAACCTTGCTACCAAAAGCGGGGTGGAGGGACAGGCTTTTCGCATTCATGCCCCGCTGCAACACCTTGACAAGGCTGACATCATCCGCGAAGGCGTACGCCTTGGGGTCGATTATGCGCTCACCGTTTCCTGCTACCGGGCAACGCCCGACAACAGGGCCTGCGGACGCTGCGACAGTTGCACGTTCAGGCGGGAAGGTTTTTTACGTGCAGGTCTTTCAGACCCCACGCGCTATCAGGTGGAACAGGTTTTTTGA
- the nth gene encoding endonuclease III has protein sequence MDAKTRQQIFERLRAQNPHPQTELHYTTPFELLTAVILSAQSTDVRVNLATDELFKVANTAEAIVALGEERLREYIKTIGLFNTKARNIMATCRILVERFKGQVPNARAALEALPGVGRKTANVVLNTAFGEPVIAVDTHIFRVANRTGLAPGATVLAVEQGLEKQVPPAFLKDAHHWLVLHGRYVCTARKPQCALCILVDLCEYKGKNLPADLSKGRNGL, from the coding sequence ATGGACGCGAAGACCCGCCAGCAGATTTTTGAGCGTTTACGGGCGCAAAATCCGCACCCGCAAACAGAGCTTCATTACACAACGCCTTTTGAGCTTTTGACAGCGGTTATTCTTTCTGCCCAAAGTACCGATGTTCGGGTGAATCTTGCAACTGACGAACTTTTTAAAGTCGCCAATACCGCGGAGGCGATAGTGGCGCTTGGTGAAGAGCGGCTTCGGGAATACATCAAAACCATCGGCCTTTTCAACACCAAGGCGCGAAACATCATGGCAACCTGCCGGATACTGGTTGAGCGCTTCAAGGGGCAGGTGCCGAATGCGCGTGCAGCGCTGGAAGCGCTGCCTGGCGTTGGCCGCAAAACGGCAAATGTGGTGCTGAATACCGCGTTTGGCGAGCCGGTTATCGCGGTTGATACCCATATTTTCCGGGTGGCAAACCGCACGGGACTGGCGCCTGGCGCGACAGTACTTGCGGTTGAGCAGGGGCTTGAAAAGCAGGTACCGCCCGCGTTTTTAAAGGATGCCCACCACTGGCTGGTGCTGCATGGCCGATATGTCTGCACGGCACGCAAGCCGCAGTGCGCACTTTGCATTCTTGTTGACTTGTGTGAATATAAAGGGAAAAATCTGCCCGCCGATTTGTCGAAAGGACGGAATGGCCTATAA
- a CDS encoding NAD-dependent epimerase/dehydratase family protein has protein sequence MMKHALVTGGCGFIGTHLVHALRAMDVNVTVLDKQPPQTSQPLEGCTFVEADLLSRETVRECLQNVDTCFHLAAILNVVQCKRDWLFSHQNNVDGFNAVLNAIKSTGRPIKTVYASSCAVYGEITPLPLTEAMMPAPISPYGADKLVNEIYAGMLAKCFGIPSIGLRFFNVYGPLQRDSSPYSGVIAAFRKNLLQGKPLTIYGDGEQLRDFVHVSDVVCALIKAANTPPALSGVFNVSTGKTTSINQLAQYMMRRFNREVPVVYEPPRAEDIRLSCGCPKKAQEILRFTPAIDIEQGLYTLDEHG, from the coding sequence ATGATGAAACATGCACTGGTAACAGGCGGTTGTGGTTTTATCGGCACACACCTCGTTCATGCGCTGCGCGCAATGGACGTAAACGTCACGGTACTCGACAAACAGCCGCCCCAGACTTCTCAGCCACTCGAAGGATGTACCTTCGTTGAGGCCGACCTTCTCTCACGTGAAACGGTGCGCGAATGCCTGCAAAACGTGGATACCTGCTTTCATCTTGCCGCCATTCTTAATGTGGTGCAATGCAAACGCGACTGGCTTTTTAGCCACCAAAATAATGTTGACGGCTTTAATGCTGTACTCAATGCAATTAAATCAACCGGGCGCCCCATTAAGACCGTATATGCCTCATCATGTGCCGTTTACGGAGAAATTACGCCGCTTCCGCTTACGGAAGCCATGATGCCGGCTCCCATTTCGCCTTATGGTGCCGATAAACTGGTCAATGAAATTTATGCGGGCATGCTCGCAAAATGCTTTGGAATACCCTCCATTGGACTGCGCTTTTTCAACGTTTATGGCCCCCTGCAGCGTGATTCAAGTCCTTACAGCGGCGTCATCGCGGCCTTTCGCAAAAACCTTCTGCAGGGAAAACCTCTGACCATTTACGGTGACGGGGAACAATTGCGCGATTTCGTCCACGTCAGTGATGTGGTATGTGCCTTGATTAAGGCCGCAAATACGCCGCCGGCGCTCTCTGGTGTTTTCAACGTCAGTACCGGAAAAACCACGAGCATTAATCAACTCGCTCAATACATGATGCGAAGATTTAACCGGGAAGTACCGGTTGTATACGAGCCTCCACGCGCTGAAGACATTCGTCTTTCCTGCGGATGCCCGAAAAAAGCGCAGGAAATACTTCGGTTTACCCCGGCCATCGACATTGAACAGGGGCTTTATACCCTGGATGAACATGGTTAA
- the metG gene encoding methionine--tRNA ligase: MTNRRRMLVTSALPYANGHLHLGHLVEHIQTDIWVRTHKMLGHTCISVCADDAHGTPIMLKAAELGMTPQALTEDIRKSHEADFAAFRVDYDTYHTTHSPENEALAASIFEALNARGDILQKTIRQAFDPVENMFLPDRYVRGTCPRCKADDQYGDSCEVCGATYQPTDLINPRSVLSGATPVEKESLHYFFDLPRHEALLQAWTRGGHLQEEVANKLDEWFESGLKPWDISRDAPYFGFRIPGTTDKYFYVWLDAPIGYMASFKKYCETTGTSFEEYWGADSTAELYHFIGKDIVYFHALFWPAMLAGSNHRLPTSVFAHGFLTVNGQKMSKSRGTFIEARTYLRHLNPEYLRYYFAAKLNGRVEDIDLNLEDFSNRVNADLVGKVVNIASRSAGFIHKYFDGELADTLADPALFATLLEARAAIIETYVARDSAKAVRLIMNEAERINQYIDTHKPWALAKDSNRLPDVQAVATMALNGFRFLIGCLKPVLPSMAEASETFLQCAPLTFDNLESPLLKQRIAPFVPLMQRVEKDKTEALLKDSGAGA, from the coding sequence ATGACAAACCGCCGCCGCATGCTCGTGACGAGCGCCCTTCCCTATGCCAACGGGCATTTGCACCTTGGCCATCTTGTGGAACATATCCAGACTGATATCTGGGTGCGCACGCACAAAATGCTCGGGCATACCTGCATCAGTGTCTGTGCCGATGACGCGCACGGTACCCCCATCATGCTGAAGGCGGCGGAGCTTGGCATGACCCCGCAGGCGCTGACAGAAGACATTCGTAAAAGCCATGAAGCCGATTTTGCGGCTTTTCGTGTCGACTATGACACCTATCATACGACCCATTCACCGGAGAATGAGGCGCTTGCCGCTTCCATTTTTGAAGCGCTGAATGCCCGTGGCGATATTTTGCAAAAAACCATTCGCCAGGCGTTTGATCCTGTCGAGAACATGTTTCTGCCGGACCGCTATGTACGCGGCACCTGCCCGCGGTGCAAGGCTGATGACCAGTATGGCGACAGCTGTGAAGTCTGTGGCGCTACCTATCAGCCGACAGACCTTATCAACCCGCGCTCTGTGCTCTCAGGCGCGACTCCGGTAGAAAAAGAATCTCTGCACTATTTCTTCGACCTGCCGCGTCATGAGGCACTGCTTCAGGCCTGGACGCGTGGCGGGCACCTGCAGGAAGAAGTCGCCAATAAGCTTGATGAATGGTTTGAAAGCGGCTTAAAACCCTGGGACATTTCGCGGGACGCGCCATATTTTGGTTTTCGCATTCCAGGTACCACAGATAAATATTTTTACGTCTGGCTCGATGCGCCGATTGGGTACATGGCAAGCTTTAAAAAATACTGCGAAACCACAGGCACTTCGTTTGAAGAGTACTGGGGGGCTGACAGTACGGCGGAGCTTTATCATTTCATTGGCAAAGACATCGTATATTTTCATGCGCTTTTCTGGCCGGCGATGCTGGCCGGCAGCAATCATCGTCTGCCAACGTCCGTGTTTGCGCATGGCTTTCTGACCGTTAACGGCCAGAAAATGTCGAAGTCCCGGGGCACGTTTATCGAAGCGCGCACGTACCTCCGTCATTTAAATCCCGAGTACCTGCGCTATTACTTCGCGGCGAAGCTGAACGGGCGGGTAGAGGACATTGACCTCAACCTTGAAGACTTCAGTAACCGCGTAAATGCCGATTTAGTGGGCAAGGTCGTGAACATCGCGAGCCGTTCAGCGGGCTTTATCCATAAATACTTTGACGGCGAGCTTGCCGACACACTGGCAGACCCCGCACTTTTTGCAACTCTGCTCGAAGCGCGTGCGGCCATTATCGAGACCTATGTCGCGCGTGATAGTGCGAAGGCCGTGCGCCTTATCATGAATGAGGCCGAGCGCATTAACCAGTATATCGATACCCATAAACCCTGGGCGCTTGCCAAAGATAGTAATCGCCTGCCAGACGTTCAGGCGGTTGCCACCATGGCGCTCAACGGGTTTCGTTTTCTCATTGGCTGCCTGAAGCCTGTGCTGCCATCAATGGCAGAAGCCAGTGAAACCTTTTTGCAGTGCGCGCCGCTTACGTTTGACAATCTGGAATCTCCTCTCCTGAAGCAGCGTATCGCGCCGTTTGTGCCGCTCATGCAGCGGGTTGAAAAAGACAAGACTGAGGCCTTACTGAAAGACAGCGGGGCGGGCGCATGA
- a CDS encoding UbiX family flavin prenyltransferase codes for MPATPDRLIIGISGATGICYGQRLLEALKPLPIETHLVVTKTAQLTRAYETELTAAALRELCDVWHPVNDFAASIASGSFRTLGMIVAPCSMRSLADIAHGTSSNLLSRAADVVLKERRRLVLLVRETPLHQVHLENMLTITRMGGIICPPVPAFYNRPQTLDDIINDTVGRALDLFDIDCGLVKRWGEADTSC; via the coding sequence ATGCCAGCCACTCCTGACCGCCTTATTATTGGCATCTCCGGTGCTACCGGTATCTGCTATGGTCAACGCCTTCTTGAGGCACTAAAACCGTTGCCGATAGAAACGCACCTTGTCGTCACCAAAACCGCGCAGCTCACACGCGCCTATGAAACCGAGCTCACAGCCGCCGCCCTTCGCGAACTCTGCGATGTCTGGCATCCGGTGAATGATTTTGCGGCAAGCATCGCGAGCGGCTCGTTTCGCACGCTCGGCATGATTGTCGCCCCCTGCTCGATGCGCTCGCTTGCCGACATAGCCCACGGCACCAGCAGCAACCTGCTCTCACGCGCGGCCGATGTCGTGCTGAAAGAACGCCGCCGGCTTGTGCTGCTCGTGCGCGAAACGCCGCTGCATCAGGTGCACCTTGAAAACATGCTCACCATTACCCGCATGGGCGGCATTATCTGCCCGCCGGTACCGGCTTTTTATAACCGTCCGCAAACGCTCGATGACATCATCAACGATACCGTAGGACGCGCGCTCGATTTGTTCGACATTGACTGTGGGCTGGTAAAACGCTGGGGGGAAGCAGACACGTCCTGTTAA
- the mnmG gene encoding tRNA uridine-5-carboxymethylaminomethyl(34) synthesis enzyme MnmG: protein MDLNKQYDVIVVGAGHAGTEAALAAARAGAETLLLTHNMDLLGQMSCNPAIGGIGKGHLVREVDALGGAMARAADLAGIQFRMLNASKGPAVRATRAQADRVLYRQAIREILQTQPNLTLFQQSVDDLEVTGERVTGVITQTGLRLQARAIVLTVGTFLGGRIHVGMQQLAGGRAGCPPSNALSVRLRELSLPVGRLKTGTPPRIDGRSLDYTQMSVQPGDTPVPVFSFLGKAEDHPQQVPCFITHTTEATHAIIQANLHQSPMYAGVIEGVGPRYCPSIEDKVVRFADKLSHQIFVEPEGLTTHEIYPNGISTSLPFEVQCAFVRTIKGFENAHITRPGYAIEYDYFDPRGLTRFLQTKAFSNLFFAGQINGTTGYEEAAAQGIIAGINAARLVKEREMWSPGRDEAYIGVLIDDLITCGTQEPYRMFTSRAEFRLKLREDNADLRLTETGRGLGVVDDTRWQAFCEKREAIADTQKRLAGCFVRVAHSASIAALETPLTQDTRALDVLKRPEIRYQDLQAVDALELPAVANDVAEQVEIDVKYAGYIERQNAEIARLKKLEDTRLPPDLDYAGVSGLSSEVVQKLTQIRPASIAQAGRIAGMTPAALSRLLVHLKKHRIMA from the coding sequence ATGGATCTCAATAAGCAATACGATGTCATTGTGGTGGGCGCAGGACACGCAGGCACTGAAGCGGCTCTTGCCGCCGCAAGGGCGGGTGCTGAGACGCTGCTCTTAACGCATAACATGGATTTACTCGGACAAATGTCCTGTAATCCCGCCATTGGCGGCATCGGCAAGGGTCATCTTGTACGCGAGGTTGATGCGCTTGGAGGTGCGATGGCGCGCGCGGCAGACTTGGCCGGCATCCAGTTTCGCATGCTCAATGCCTCCAAGGGGCCTGCTGTTCGCGCCACGCGCGCCCAGGCTGACCGGGTGCTCTATCGCCAGGCCATTCGCGAAATCCTCCAGACCCAGCCGAATCTGACGCTCTTTCAGCAGTCAGTCGATGACCTTGAGGTCACGGGCGAGCGCGTTACCGGCGTCATTACCCAAACAGGCCTCAGACTTCAGGCACGCGCCATCGTGCTGACTGTGGGCACTTTTCTTGGCGGGCGCATTCACGTTGGCATGCAGCAGCTGGCCGGGGGTCGAGCTGGCTGCCCGCCTTCGAACGCGCTTTCCGTGCGTCTTCGTGAACTGTCGCTTCCCGTGGGACGTCTTAAAACCGGCACACCGCCGCGCATAGACGGGCGCAGCCTCGATTATACGCAAATGAGCGTGCAGCCAGGTGACACTCCGGTTCCGGTGTTCTCCTTTCTTGGAAAGGCTGAAGACCATCCGCAGCAGGTGCCCTGCTTCATTACCCACACCACGGAAGCAACACACGCCATCATTCAGGCCAACCTGCATCAGTCGCCGATGTATGCCGGTGTCATTGAAGGCGTTGGCCCGCGCTACTGTCCCTCCATTGAAGACAAGGTGGTACGTTTTGCCGATAAGCTCTCGCATCAGATTTTTGTCGAACCCGAAGGGCTCACCACCCATGAAATCTACCCCAACGGCATTTCTACAAGCCTGCCTTTTGAAGTCCAGTGCGCCTTTGTGCGCACCATCAAAGGCTTTGAAAACGCACACATTACGCGCCCGGGCTATGCCATTGAATATGATTATTTTGACCCGCGCGGTCTGACGCGTTTTCTCCAGACCAAAGCCTTTTCAAACCTGTTTTTTGCAGGTCAAATAAACGGCACCACCGGCTATGAAGAAGCCGCCGCTCAAGGCATTATCGCCGGGATTAACGCCGCACGCCTTGTGAAAGAGCGTGAAATGTGGAGCCCCGGGCGCGATGAGGCCTACATCGGCGTGCTCATTGACGACCTCATCACCTGCGGTACGCAGGAGCCCTATCGCATGTTTACCTCACGCGCCGAATTCCGCCTGAAACTGCGCGAAGATAACGCCGATTTACGCCTGACCGAAACCGGGCGTGGCCTTGGCGTTGTCGATGACACGCGCTGGCAGGCTTTTTGCGAAAAGCGTGAAGCCATCGCTGATACGCAAAAGCGTCTTGCCGGCTGTTTTGTACGGGTCGCGCATTCGGCCAGTATTGCGGCACTGGAAACGCCACTTACGCAGGACACCCGCGCGCTGGATGTGTTAAAGCGCCCGGAAATCCGCTATCAGGATTTGCAGGCCGTGGATGCGCTTGAACTGCCGGCGGTAGCAAACGATGTTGCCGAGCAGGTGGAAATTGATGTCAAATACGCGGGCTACATTGAACGTCAGAACGCGGAAATCGCACGCCTTAAAAAACTTGAAGACACGCGCCTGCCGCCTGATTTGGATTACGCCGGGGTATCAGGGCTTTCAAGTGAAGTGGTACAAAAACTCACGCAGATTCGCCCGGCTTCCATCGCACAGGCCGGGCGCATCGCCGGCATGACACCGGCAGCACTCTCGCGTCTGCTCGTGCACCTTAAAAAACACCGGATAATGGCATGA
- a CDS encoding mannose-1-phosphate guanylyltransferase/mannose-6-phosphate isomerase, which yields MAPLFPVILAGGSGTRLWPLSRTNYPKQFLRLNGLNSLIQATAARVGALNPDGLFVVSNEAHYFLCQEQLEGVNPVPFYLLEPGGRNTAPAIAASALAAAERGGEDALMLVLPSDHAIADTPAFTDAMQKALRFASTHDALVTFGMQPEYPATAYGYIGKAAACGEGVYAVSRFVEKPDRAQAERLLAGSDFLWNSGMLAVRAGVCLNALREHAPELLARAEDAFYQGQRHHDFLRLDKGAFAQCENASFDYAVLEKARDVVVVPASMGWSDLGCWRAVAEAGDTDASGNTLRGNVVAHNSRNCLIQSEETLVTTLGLQDHIVIATRDAVLVADKTHAQQVKDLVQTLSIDHHRFLHDPHRVTRPWGYYEVLAEGEAFKVKRLMVKPGARLSLQRHEHRAEHWVVVGGEAEVVNDSKTLRLGINQSTYIPKRTLHRLSNTREEPLFVIEVQSGNYLGEDDIERFDDAYCRSVLPG from the coding sequence GTGGCGCCTCTTTTTCCCGTCATTCTGGCCGGCGGCTCCGGTACAAGGCTCTGGCCACTGTCGCGTACCAATTATCCCAAACAGTTTCTGCGCCTTAACGGCTTAAACTCACTCATTCAGGCAACTGCGGCGCGCGTTGGCGCGCTTAATCCTGACGGGCTTTTTGTCGTCAGTAATGAGGCGCATTATTTTCTTTGTCAGGAACAGCTCGAAGGCGTGAACCCGGTCCCCTTCTATCTGCTTGAGCCAGGCGGGCGCAACACCGCACCTGCCATCGCGGCGAGCGCGCTGGCAGCGGCTGAGCGCGGCGGCGAAGATGCCCTGATGCTGGTTTTACCCTCTGACCACGCCATTGCCGACACACCTGCCTTTACCGATGCCATGCAGAAAGCCTTACGCTTTGCGAGTACCCATGACGCTCTGGTGACCTTTGGCATGCAGCCTGAATACCCGGCAACCGCCTATGGTTATATTGGAAAGGCTGCCGCCTGTGGCGAGGGCGTGTATGCCGTATCGCGTTTTGTTGAAAAACCAGACCGCGCGCAGGCTGAGCGTCTGCTTGCAGGGAGTGATTTTCTCTGGAACAGCGGCATGCTCGCCGTGCGCGCCGGCGTCTGTCTGAATGCGCTGCGCGAGCACGCGCCCGAACTCCTCGCGCGAGCTGAGGACGCTTTTTATCAGGGTCAGCGCCACCATGATTTTTTGCGCCTCGACAAGGGCGCGTTTGCACAATGCGAGAATGCATCCTTCGACTACGCCGTGCTGGAGAAAGCACGGGATGTCGTGGTGGTGCCGGCCAGCATGGGCTGGAGCGACCTTGGCTGCTGGCGCGCCGTTGCTGAGGCCGGGGATACGGATGCAAGCGGCAATACCCTGCGCGGTAATGTGGTCGCGCACAACTCCCGCAACTGCCTGATTCAAAGCGAAGAAACCCTTGTCACGACACTGGGCCTTCAAGACCATATCGTCATCGCAACACGCGATGCGGTTCTTGTTGCGGATAAAACGCACGCGCAGCAGGTAAAAGATCTCGTTCAGACCCTGAGCATTGACCATCACCGCTTTCTCCACGACCCGCACCGCGTCACCCGCCCCTGGGGATATTACGAAGTGCTCGCCGAGGGAGAAGCGTTCAAAGTCAAACGCCTGATGGTGAAACCCGGGGCGAGGCTCTCCCTGCAGCGCCATGAGCACCGCGCCGAACACTGGGTGGTGGTGGGCGGTGAGGCTGAAGTTGTCAACGACAGTAAAACTCTGCGTCTTGGCATTAACCAGTCGACCTACATTCCTAAACGCACCCTCCATCGCCTCAGTAACACGCGAGAAGAGCCACTTTTTGTCATTGAAGTGCAAAGCGGCAACTACCTCGGTGAAGATGACATTGAACGCTTTGACGATGCGTATTGCCGAAGTGTTTTACCAGGCTGA